One Gemmatimonadaceae bacterium DNA segment encodes these proteins:
- a CDS encoding alkaline phosphatase family protein, which produces MTPPPTFATPSRLTACGAVLLVLTLVAMAGTVSGQQAERSSGSDAPRIRRTAPADVAARQRFLEMFARAYFPGRTGQLLIVPREGAFITRPDPDVAYMHGSPWAYDVSIPLMFAGPAVRTGVYSMPAVQQDVAPTLAAALGVSMPPTATGRVLPVLRPGFARPRVVFVLVLDGMRRDYFDRYADVMPTLSALRRRAAWFSQAHVNVLPSNTAVGHSTISTGTDPSIHGVTVNNIYDRFHRRRQDLFAGMMPQALMALTLADVWQLTTSGRAIVLAQGSIERAATPLAGHGACQPNGAPVVLVSYDEATGAWHSNPDCFRLPDYLKDRNASTLWSAESEWLHHRIDSPAAVRRSALFPAFEADAMTAMMEHEPLGEDSVADLLLLNYKGADFVGHRYGPDSNELRLTLGEMDRNLARIIGTLEAKVGKDDLLAVTADHGMPSAPPERRHLAPAVVDLLHQKFDPQEKQLVTAYEPENAQMFVDEDRLLLLGLTLGDLARFLEAQPFVFSVFTHDDVRRAAEAANHVTPTRRQTKFE; this is translated from the coding sequence ATGACGCCGCCGCCAACTTTTGCCACCCCCTCGAGGTTGACCGCCTGCGGTGCCGTCCTGCTCGTCCTGACCCTGGTCGCGATGGCTGGCACGGTTTCAGGCCAGCAGGCCGAGCGATCTTCTGGTAGCGACGCGCCTCGAATCCGACGTACGGCGCCGGCCGATGTCGCCGCGCGACAGCGCTTCCTAGAGATGTTCGCTCGGGCGTACTTTCCTGGACGAACTGGCCAACTCCTGATCGTGCCACGTGAAGGCGCCTTCATCACGCGGCCTGACCCGGACGTGGCGTACATGCACGGTTCCCCGTGGGCGTATGACGTCTCGATTCCGCTGATGTTTGCGGGCCCCGCAGTGAGAACGGGAGTGTACTCGATGCCGGCCGTGCAGCAGGACGTTGCGCCAACGCTTGCGGCGGCGCTGGGTGTGTCGATGCCCCCGACTGCGACAGGCCGTGTATTGCCGGTGTTGCGCCCTGGTTTTGCTCGACCGCGCGTTGTCTTCGTTCTCGTTCTGGATGGCATGCGGCGCGATTACTTCGATCGGTACGCCGATGTGATGCCGACGCTTTCCGCGCTACGCCGGCGCGCCGCGTGGTTCAGCCAGGCGCACGTCAACGTTCTGCCTTCGAACACCGCTGTTGGACACTCGACGATCTCGACTGGCACCGATCCTTCTATCCACGGCGTCACGGTCAACAACATTTACGACCGCTTCCACAGGCGGCGCCAAGACCTGTTCGCCGGGATGATGCCGCAGGCTCTGATGGCATTGACGCTTGCCGACGTATGGCAACTCACCACATCAGGCCGCGCGATCGTCCTGGCGCAGGGCAGCATCGAGCGAGCGGCGACACCGCTCGCCGGCCATGGTGCGTGTCAGCCGAATGGCGCGCCGGTCGTGCTCGTGAGCTACGACGAGGCGACGGGTGCCTGGCACTCGAACCCCGACTGTTTCCGTCTGCCTGACTATTTGAAGGATCGCAATGCGAGCACACTGTGGTCGGCGGAGAGCGAGTGGCTGCATCACAGAATCGATTCGCCTGCGGCGGTGCGTCGTTCGGCGCTCTTCCCCGCCTTCGAAGCCGACGCGATGACCGCCATGATGGAGCACGAGCCGCTGGGCGAAGACAGTGTTGCAGACCTTCTTCTGCTGAACTACAAAGGCGCGGATTTCGTGGGGCACCGCTACGGGCCGGATTCGAACGAGCTGCGCCTCACACTGGGCGAAATGGACCGCAATCTGGCGCGAATCATCGGTACGCTCGAGGCCAAGGTTGGAAAGGACGATCTCCTGGCGGTGACCGCTGACCACGGCATGCCCTCCGCACCGCCGGAGCGCCGGCACCTGGCACCCGCAGTGGTAGACCTGCTGCACCAGAAGTTCGATCCACAGGAGAAGCAGCTCGTTACAGCCTACGAACCGGAAAACGCACAGATGTTCGTCGATGAGGACCGGCTGTTGCTTCTCGGTCTGACCTTGGGCGACTTGGCTCGTTTCCTTGAAGCGCAGCCGTTTGTTTTCTCGGTCTTCACCCACGACGACGTGCGGCGCGCGGCTGAGGCGGCGAACCATGTGACGCCGACGCGCAGGCAAACGAAGTTCGAATAG
- a CDS encoding CocE/NonD family hydrolase — protein sequence MADSAALATSMPRLATQVLADYRDTSRARYLDNRFRLEMLLGRYADAASSLAALRQVQQDTTASTRALNVQYEILSAAMTAPVETPFAERFATAFRSRFADLDDAAAAWASRTILQSPRTVAGDLRWATPNLNGRTSVSLDEALTLLRVFNAVATYRRFAGLPAASVAEDDARRYVMETNIAVRTPDQATVCTFVTRPRAARGKLPALMQFTIYADSIASLREALLTAAHGYAGVVAHTRGKACSPDEIVPYKYDGMDAAAVIDWIAQQPWSDGRVGMYGGSYSGFTAWAAAKYMPAPLKAMMVGAPAAPGIDVPMEGNVFWNFLYPWPFYTTNNRWLDNDTYNDFGRWNRLNRAWYTAGRSYREMEKIDGTANPVFAQWLAHPALDSFWRSTVPQGSDYARINIPVLQTAGYLFGGPGGALWYFREHYRNNPQAQHYMLWGPYDHLQAQRGVVTAQSDTATFIAGYEIDPVARIDILRRLRYPWFDHVLKGAPRPALLVDRINYEMMGANVWRHAPSVAAMSTSRMRLYFNAQASGATYTLTPAPGAVGSAVTLTVNLADRSDVDAPFVGGLLDSVLDTANAVTFVSEPLPDSLDVAGPLSGHLELVANRRDFDFVITLYELLPDGQYFQIVPFTARASYTASPSERRLLKPNQVERLDFGGGIRLMARHVAAGSRIVVTLAIPKSPRQQINYGTGRDVSDESIVDAAAPLTIRWLPGSYVELPVRR from the coding sequence TTGGCAGATTCGGCAGCACTCGCTACATCGATGCCGAGACTCGCCACACAGGTGTTGGCTGACTATCGCGATACCAGTCGGGCACGTTATCTCGACAACCGTTTCCGGCTCGAAATGCTGCTGGGACGATACGCCGACGCCGCGAGTTCACTGGCGGCGCTGCGGCAGGTGCAACAGGATACGACCGCATCAACACGCGCGCTAAACGTACAGTACGAAATTCTGTCGGCTGCCATGACCGCTCCCGTGGAAACGCCCTTCGCCGAACGTTTCGCGACTGCATTCCGCTCGCGCTTTGCGGATCTCGACGACGCGGCTGCCGCGTGGGCCTCGCGCACGATTCTTCAGAGCCCGCGCACTGTGGCCGGCGATCTCCGATGGGCTACACCAAATCTGAACGGCCGGACGAGTGTGTCGCTCGACGAAGCGCTCACACTGCTGCGCGTGTTCAACGCCGTGGCGACGTATCGCCGCTTCGCAGGTCTACCGGCCGCCTCGGTGGCCGAAGACGACGCGCGGCGCTACGTGATGGAGACGAACATTGCGGTAAGGACACCGGACCAGGCTACGGTGTGCACGTTCGTGACGAGGCCGCGAGCGGCGCGAGGAAAGCTGCCCGCGCTGATGCAGTTCACAATCTACGCCGACTCGATCGCATCGCTGCGGGAAGCGCTTCTGACCGCTGCGCACGGATATGCTGGCGTTGTGGCACACACCCGTGGAAAAGCGTGCAGCCCTGACGAGATCGTTCCCTACAAGTACGACGGTATGGACGCGGCAGCGGTGATCGACTGGATTGCCCAACAACCGTGGAGCGATGGCCGCGTGGGCATGTACGGCGGAAGCTATTCGGGATTCACGGCGTGGGCGGCGGCGAAGTATATGCCGGCGCCACTCAAAGCGATGATGGTGGGAGCACCGGCGGCTCCGGGCATCGACGTCCCAATGGAAGGGAACGTGTTTTGGAATTTCCTGTACCCTTGGCCTTTTTACACCACCAACAATCGCTGGTTGGACAACGACACGTACAATGACTTCGGTCGCTGGAATCGACTGAACCGCGCGTGGTATACGGCCGGCCGCTCGTACCGGGAGATGGAGAAAATCGACGGCACGGCAAATCCAGTGTTCGCGCAGTGGCTCGCGCATCCGGCACTGGATTCGTTCTGGCGTTCGACAGTTCCACAGGGCAGCGACTACGCACGCATCAACATTCCAGTGCTCCAGACCGCGGGCTACCTCTTCGGTGGTCCGGGCGGTGCGCTCTGGTATTTCCGGGAGCACTACAGAAATAACCCGCAGGCGCAACATTATATGCTCTGGGGGCCGTACGATCATCTGCAGGCACAGCGTGGCGTTGTGACGGCGCAGAGCGACACGGCGACGTTCATCGCGGGATACGAGATCGATCCCGTCGCGCGCATCGATATCCTAAGGCGACTGCGGTATCCATGGTTCGACCACGTCCTCAAAGGCGCACCTCGCCCGGCGCTGCTCGTCGACCGCATCAACTACGAGATGATGGGCGCGAACGTCTGGCGGCATGCGCCGAGCGTCGCCGCGATGTCCACGAGCCGCATGCGGCTGTACTTCAACGCCCAAGCGTCTGGAGCGACGTACACGCTGACGCCAGCGCCGGGCGCTGTCGGCTCAGCGGTGACGCTGACGGTGAATCTCGCCGATCGTTCCGATGTCGACGCGCCGTTCGTGGGAGGCCTGCTCGACTCGGTGCTGGACACGGCGAATGCGGTGACGTTTGTCAGCGAGCCCCTACCGGATTCGCTGGACGTCGCCGGACCCCTCTCCGGACATCTGGAGCTGGTCGCGAACCGGCGCGATTTCGATTTCGTGATCACGCTGTACGAGTTGCTGCCTGACGGACAGTACTTCCAGATCGTGCCGTTCACCGCCCGTGCGAGCTACACGGCAAGCCCGAGCGAAAGACGCCTGTTGAAGCCAAATCAGGTCGAGCGTCTGGACTTTGGCGGCGGCATTCGGCTCATGGCTCGACACGTAGCGGCAGGAAGCCGGATTGTGGTGACGCTTGCCATTCCGAAGAGCCCGCGGCAGCAGATCAACTACGGCACGGGTCGCGATGTAAGCGATGAGTCGATCGTCGACGCTGCAGCACCGCTCACTATTCGGTGGCTACCGGGAAGCTACGTCGAGCTCCCGGTTCGGCGGTAG
- a CDS encoding nuclear transport factor 2 family protein, producing MALAFSVLAIPLRAQTPQPAPAVAADSLPSFTLPADFDQVLRNYERAWRANDIPALVSLFTEDGFVLQPGRTPARGHSALTNVYRGQAGGMLRLRALAYAQADTVGYIIGAYGYGDTPGDQGKFTLTLRRSRGRWLIASDMDNGNQPRRPPSATP from the coding sequence GTGGCACTCGCTTTCAGTGTGCTCGCAATTCCTTTGAGAGCGCAGACCCCTCAGCCTGCACCAGCTGTCGCAGCTGACTCGCTTCCATCGTTTACTCTACCTGCGGACTTCGATCAAGTGCTCCGCAACTACGAGCGTGCATGGCGTGCCAACGACATTCCCGCGCTGGTCTCACTCTTCACCGAGGATGGGTTCGTCCTCCAGCCCGGACGCACGCCGGCGCGTGGACATTCGGCGCTGACAAACGTCTATCGCGGTCAGGCCGGCGGAATGCTGCGGCTTCGCGCGCTGGCCTACGCTCAAGCCGACACGGTCGGCTACATTATTGGAGCCTACGGATATGGGGATACTCCAGGCGACCAGGGAAAGTTTACGCTGACTCTGCGGCGGTCAAGAGGCCGATGGTTGATTGCGTCCGACATGGACAATGGGAATCAGCCGCGACGACCGCCTTCGGCGACGCCGTGA
- a CDS encoding SusC/RagA family TonB-linked outer membrane protein has product MPRSRFSMIRACAFELCLRRIILPVGAPARFGSTVAGALLVLGAALGATPGSAQTTGEPTGRITGVVTDSADNRPLPSVRISVSGTRLAAVTDDAGRFTVNNVRSGRYNLSARRLGYRQSAVTGVTVGDGLTATANFKLDPVGLTLEAVVTTGVVDPISGTRAPFTIGRVDAENAPVPATNAIETIQGKIAGVTVVPSGQPGSGTSILLRSPTSISKSISPLIVVDGVVIAQGFTGSTADLESMDIESVEVVKGAAASSLFGSRAASGVIQIKTRRGSGLPEGTTRVTARSEIGTNQLGGKIHWAQNHFYLTNEQGQYVNAAGAVVTRSLRVPKPLFARFQDVSYAEPVYDQVNRFFDPGQFAKNSINIAQNGARTNWLLSLVNTREDGVVLNSGKYEQNNIRLNLDHRPIETLELSFSGYHSRSDRNELYGDTFFDLINQAPDVDLLVPDPDGTPYIYQGDAIEAREENPLYVLSTEYDRRKRARTQGSLAGRYSPLSWLNFDGNLSYDRSDRRNDFFLDQGVKTEGFATGGPGEIEQFTGTTNAFNAAASANLLGRVAQLTMRSTLRALIERQSNQTTTASGTIFSAPGVRSLNNAQQRSIASLLEEVRATGYALTAGADYDGRYIVDGLVRRDGSSLFGPEERWNNYYRLSGAYRMSEESWWPLKSIDEFKLRASRGTAGTRPDFSDQYETFSFSEGGGLSKLTLGNKFLKPEHATETEVGIDAIFRQRYSLQLSYARNRVIDQLIQIPLAGLFGYTTQWQNAGTVVGNTLEGTLEAQLVRRPNFAWRMGIVADRSRNRITEFDRSCFTIQNIAFRCAGETLGAMYGFRFIRGTDELLANAQARASDFQVNDEGILVWVGAGNTFQEGETKKLWGTSATIGTTNFAWGMPIVLRDSTGSNRLVKIGDGNPDFHWGFSNNLSWNDFSVFTLLDAQVGGQVYNETNQRMYQWARSKDVDQAGKEQGLKKPVEYYVNLYAANDPTDYFVEDAGFVKLREVSLRYRLGSGLVSSLGRVGVSGISLSLIGRNLKTWTNYKGYDPEVGGTIVRRDNFGYPRYRTFTGSVEVTF; this is encoded by the coding sequence ATGCCTCGTTCCAGGTTCAGTATGATCCGCGCTTGCGCGTTTGAGCTTTGTCTCAGGCGTATTATCCTCCCGGTCGGCGCACCTGCCCGCTTCGGTTCGACCGTCGCGGGTGCGCTTCTGGTCCTTGGCGCTGCTCTTGGAGCGACTCCCGGGTCCGCGCAGACTACGGGCGAGCCAACCGGCCGCATAACAGGCGTCGTCACGGATTCGGCCGACAACAGACCGCTTCCCTCGGTGCGCATTTCGGTCAGCGGCACCAGACTCGCCGCGGTCACCGATGACGCGGGACGATTCACCGTCAACAACGTCAGGTCCGGGCGGTACAATCTTTCGGCGCGAAGGTTGGGCTATCGCCAGTCGGCCGTCACCGGCGTGACGGTTGGCGATGGCCTCACCGCAACCGCGAACTTCAAGCTGGATCCCGTTGGCCTGACCCTCGAGGCCGTCGTTACCACGGGCGTCGTCGACCCGATAAGTGGCACTCGTGCACCATTCACAATTGGTCGCGTTGACGCCGAGAATGCCCCTGTTCCCGCCACGAACGCAATCGAAACGATTCAGGGAAAAATTGCTGGTGTCACGGTCGTTCCAAGCGGACAACCGGGAAGTGGAACAAGCATTCTGTTGCGCTCGCCGACCAGTATCTCGAAATCGATTTCCCCGTTGATTGTCGTTGACGGGGTTGTCATTGCCCAGGGGTTCACCGGTTCGACGGCCGACCTCGAGTCCATGGACATCGAAAGCGTGGAGGTCGTCAAGGGTGCCGCCGCGTCATCGCTGTTCGGGTCGCGTGCGGCGTCCGGCGTGATTCAGATCAAGACCCGGCGCGGTTCAGGACTGCCAGAAGGCACCACCCGCGTCACAGCGCGCTCCGAAATCGGCACCAACCAGCTTGGCGGAAAAATCCACTGGGCGCAGAATCATTTCTACCTCACCAACGAGCAGGGGCAATACGTGAATGCCGCGGGCGCGGTGGTGACGCGCTCGCTGAGAGTCCCGAAGCCGCTCTTCGCGCGGTTTCAGGACGTGAGCTACGCCGAGCCGGTCTATGATCAGGTCAATCGTTTCTTCGATCCGGGACAGTTCGCCAAGAACTCGATCAACATCGCGCAGAATGGTGCGAGGACGAACTGGCTGCTTTCCCTGGTGAACACCCGCGAGGACGGCGTGGTGTTGAACAGCGGCAAGTACGAGCAGAACAACATACGCCTCAATCTCGACCACCGTCCCATCGAGACTCTCGAGCTTTCGTTCAGCGGCTATCACAGCCGTTCCGATCGCAACGAGCTGTACGGCGACACGTTTTTCGACCTGATCAACCAGGCGCCCGACGTGGACCTGCTGGTTCCCGATCCGGATGGCACCCCGTACATATACCAGGGCGACGCCATCGAGGCGCGCGAGGAGAACCCTCTATACGTGTTGTCGACCGAGTACGATCGCCGGAAGCGCGCGCGCACTCAGGGCAGCCTGGCGGGGCGATACTCCCCGCTCAGCTGGCTCAACTTCGACGGCAACCTGAGCTACGACCGGTCCGACCGCCGGAACGATTTCTTCCTCGACCAGGGCGTGAAGACTGAAGGCTTCGCCACCGGTGGGCCAGGCGAGATCGAGCAGTTCACGGGAACGACGAATGCGTTTAACGCCGCCGCGAGCGCGAATCTGCTCGGTCGAGTGGCGCAGCTCACGATGCGGTCTACGCTGCGCGCCCTTATTGAACGGCAGAGCAACCAGACGACCACGGCCAGCGGGACTATCTTCTCCGCGCCGGGAGTGCGCAGTCTGAACAACGCGCAGCAGCGCTCGATAGCGTCGTTGCTCGAGGAAGTCCGCGCAACAGGGTACGCATTGACCGCCGGCGCCGACTACGACGGCCGCTACATCGTCGACGGCCTCGTGCGGCGTGACGGAAGCTCGCTGTTCGGACCGGAGGAGCGATGGAACAATTATTATCGTCTGAGCGGTGCCTACCGGATGTCGGAAGAGAGCTGGTGGCCGCTCAAATCAATCGATGAATTCAAGCTTCGCGCATCGCGCGGGACCGCGGGAACCCGGCCGGACTTTAGCGATCAGTACGAGACATTCTCGTTTTCAGAAGGCGGGGGTCTCTCGAAGCTGACGCTCGGCAACAAATTCCTCAAGCCGGAGCATGCAACGGAGACCGAAGTCGGTATCGACGCGATCTTCCGGCAGCGATACTCGCTGCAGCTCTCGTACGCGAGAAATCGCGTTATTGACCAGCTCATCCAGATTCCTCTCGCCGGCCTCTTCGGCTACACGACGCAGTGGCAGAACGCTGGAACCGTCGTCGGCAACACCCTCGAGGGCACCCTTGAAGCGCAGCTCGTCAGGCGGCCGAACTTCGCCTGGCGAATGGGGATCGTCGCTGATCGCTCGCGTAACCGCATCACCGAGTTCGACCGCAGCTGCTTCACTATCCAGAACATCGCTTTTCGCTGCGCCGGCGAGACGCTGGGGGCGATGTACGGCTTCCGGTTCATCCGCGGAACGGACGAGCTGCTGGCGAACGCGCAGGCGCGTGCCTCCGACTTCCAGGTCAACGACGAAGGAATTCTCGTCTGGGTCGGGGCTGGCAACACTTTCCAGGAAGGCGAGACAAAGAAACTGTGGGGCACGTCGGCCACCATCGGCACGACCAACTTCGCCTGGGGAATGCCGATCGTGCTGCGGGATTCGACCGGGAGCAATCGCCTCGTCAAGATCGGCGACGGAAACCCGGACTTTCACTGGGGTTTTTCCAACAATCTCAGCTGGAACGACTTCAGCGTCTTTACGCTTCTCGATGCGCAGGTCGGAGGCCAGGTCTACAACGAGACCAATCAGCGGATGTACCAGTGGGCGCGCAGCAAAGACGTCGATCAGGCGGGCAAGGAGCAGGGACTCAAAAAGCCCGTCGAATATTACGTGAACCTGTACGCCGCGAACGATCCCACTGACTACTTCGTGGAGGATGCCGGGTTCGTGAAACTCCGCGAAGTCTCGCTTCGTTACCGGCTCGGCTCGGGTCTCGTCAGCTCACTCGGCCGTGTCGGCGTTAGCGGTATCTCGCTCTCGCTTATCGGCCGCAATCTGAAAACCTGGACCAACTACAAAGGCTATGACCCGGAAGTTGGCGGGACGATTGTCCGCCGTGACAACTTCGGCTACCCGCGGTACAGGACATTCACCGGCAGCGTGGAGGTGACGTTTTGA
- a CDS encoding type II toxin-antitoxin system HicA family toxin, whose amino-acid sequence MSTWGAAKAKRVLAALLRIGWAVKREASSHKTLARPDWPDYVFAFHHSEEIGPRMLARIARHTGLKPEDI is encoded by the coding sequence GTGAGCACTTGGGGTGCCGCCAAAGCGAAGCGTGTCTTAGCGGCGCTTCTTCGTATCGGCTGGGCTGTCAAGCGCGAAGCAAGTAGTCACAAGACTTTGGCCAGACCCGATTGGCCGGATTACGTATTTGCATTTCACCATAGTGAAGAAATTGGTCCGCGGATGCTTGCGCGCATCGCTCGCCACACCGGGCTCAAGCCTGAAGATATTTGA
- a CDS encoding cyanophycinase has protein sequence MRDGRSIVAEFRVTVALIALAAGACATAGRPLQPVATAPMVQSRGHLLLVGGGPIPPEITTRFVELAGGAGTARIAVLPMASAVASTGPDKASELRALGADAFSISFTRAGADTDSILRKLEAVTGIWFTGGDQNRLMETLAGSKAERAIRARHLAGAVVGGTSAGAAVMSSPMLTGSERRPGGARRLTDSTQAYVTIDRDNIVTAAGLGLLRGAIVDQHFVRRRRQNRLLSLVLEHPAMLGVGIDESTAIDVRPDGSWLVVGASVAVIFDARASEITPGGEVLGASGIRMHILPGGTTFDPVAGRVTRLGSGPR, from the coding sequence ATGCGAGACGGCAGAAGCATAGTCGCTGAGTTTCGAGTCACGGTTGCGCTCATCGCGCTCGCCGCGGGCGCGTGCGCGACGGCTGGCAGACCTTTGCAGCCGGTCGCGACCGCACCAATGGTTCAGTCGCGGGGCCACCTGCTTCTCGTCGGCGGAGGCCCAATCCCGCCCGAGATCACGACGCGATTCGTAGAGCTTGCGGGAGGCGCCGGAACGGCGCGAATTGCAGTGCTGCCGATGGCGAGCGCTGTCGCCTCAACGGGCCCGGACAAGGCAAGCGAGCTGCGCGCTCTCGGCGCGGACGCATTCAGTATCAGCTTCACGCGTGCCGGCGCGGACACCGATTCGATCCTCAGGAAACTCGAGGCGGTGACGGGGATATGGTTTACGGGCGGCGATCAGAACCGGCTGATGGAGACGCTCGCCGGGAGCAAGGCTGAACGCGCGATTCGCGCGCGGCATCTGGCCGGGGCGGTGGTAGGGGGGACGTCGGCGGGCGCGGCAGTAATGAGCAGCCCCATGCTGACCGGGAGTGAGCGCCGCCCCGGTGGTGCGCGCCGTCTGACTGACTCGACTCAGGCCTACGTCACCATCGATCGCGACAACATCGTAACTGCCGCGGGTCTCGGACTGCTGCGGGGAGCAATTGTCGACCAGCATTTCGTGCGACGGAGAAGACAAAATCGACTCCTGAGTCTCGTGCTCGAGCATCCCGCGATGCTGGGAGTCGGGATAGACGAGTCAACCGCGATCGACGTCCGGCCCGACGGATCGTGGCTGGTCGTTGGAGCCAGTGTCGCCGTCATCTTCGATGCGCGCGCGAGTGAAATCACACCGGGTGGCGAAGTGCTCGGCGCTTCAGGAATCCGCATGCACATATTGCCCGGCGGTACCACGTTCGATCCTGTCGCCGGCAGGGTGACGCGCCTCGGCAGCGGGCCCCGATAG
- a CDS encoding serine hydrolase domain-containing protein has translation MRKPPFVVLLLLIGCTSAGQRRRADVAAPEMLAARVDSVFGDIRYDAPGCAVGVYRDGELLLAKGYGLANVEDGRRITSHTSFDLGSAAKQFTALAALMLEEQRRLSLDDDVRRYVPELPDYGTPIRIRDLLQHTSGLRDYGSLDVLARRETRTMAEFLALLSSQQHLNLTPGTRHEYSHSDFELLSLVIERVVKEPFGAYLEREVLRPLAMTNSRVQDARGTRVPERAFGHARSRDGFRVVFNSSEIAGGGNLYTSIEDLLHWDRALAQGASGRRPLVAHMLTRPTLPNGDTIPYAYGIRKESYRGLATFSRGGHSSGIRTEIIRFPDQQFAVATLCNSDHLWAGQRAERVADVYLDAVMQPRRASATYRPPPAAPITEEELQGYVGVYQAPGELDLSRIAILDGKLVELFGDTAQTFTYRGDGVFTADGIPGDFRLAFSRSPSETMRMEYVSAGEVDVVWERMADSAVWRPDSMILAEYAATYVSEELNAVWQLAVRNGKLVLRRPGQADGPLLPMRPDVFSRHFGVWNEPLIASFEFKRNAAGSITHFAITTPPGADVVRDLRFLRVPAR, from the coding sequence ATGAGAAAGCCTCCATTCGTCGTTCTGCTTCTGCTAATCGGGTGCACTTCGGCGGGCCAACGGCGCCGCGCCGATGTCGCTGCACCCGAGATGCTGGCGGCGCGTGTGGACTCGGTATTCGGGGACATCCGGTATGATGCGCCTGGCTGTGCAGTGGGGGTATACCGGGACGGCGAGCTCCTGCTCGCAAAAGGCTACGGTCTGGCCAACGTGGAGGACGGACGGCGGATCACGTCGCACACCTCCTTCGACCTCGGCTCGGCCGCCAAACAGTTCACGGCACTTGCGGCGCTCATGCTGGAAGAGCAGCGCCGCTTGTCGCTGGACGACGATGTGCGGCGTTACGTGCCCGAGTTGCCCGACTACGGCACGCCGATTCGGATCCGCGATCTGCTCCAGCACACGAGCGGTCTGCGCGATTACGGCTCCCTCGACGTGCTGGCCAGGCGTGAGACGCGAACGATGGCCGAGTTCCTCGCGCTGCTGTCAAGTCAGCAGCATCTCAATCTGACGCCGGGCACGCGCCACGAGTATAGCCACAGCGATTTCGAGTTGCTGAGCCTGGTCATCGAGCGTGTCGTAAAGGAGCCGTTCGGTGCGTATCTCGAGCGCGAGGTGCTGCGACCCCTCGCCATGACGAACAGTCGCGTCCAGGATGCGCGTGGCACGCGTGTACCGGAACGGGCGTTTGGTCATGCCCGGTCGAGGGACGGCTTCCGCGTCGTGTTCAACAGCTCCGAGATTGCCGGCGGGGGAAACCTGTACACCTCGATCGAGGATCTGCTGCACTGGGATCGCGCGCTCGCGCAGGGCGCGAGTGGACGACGGCCGCTCGTCGCGCACATGCTGACGCGGCCGACACTCCCCAACGGCGATACGATTCCTTACGCGTACGGCATTCGCAAAGAGAGTTACCGCGGCCTAGCGACCTTCTCTCGCGGTGGTCACTCGAGTGGCATCAGGACGGAGATCATCCGGTTTCCCGACCAGCAGTTCGCTGTCGCGACACTCTGCAATAGCGATCATCTCTGGGCAGGACAGCGAGCCGAACGCGTCGCCGACGTGTACCTCGACGCCGTGATGCAGCCACGCCGCGCCTCGGCCACCTATCGCCCACCGCCGGCCGCGCCGATCACCGAAGAGGAGTTGCAAGGCTACGTCGGCGTTTATCAGGCGCCAGGTGAACTCGACCTCTCCAGGATAGCCATCCTCGATGGCAAGCTGGTCGAGCTATTTGGCGACACGGCGCAGACCTTCACATACCGTGGTGATGGCGTGTTCACGGCCGACGGCATCCCTGGCGACTTTCGCTTAGCCTTCTCGCGCAGTCCATCCGAAACGATGCGGATGGAGTATGTCTCCGCCGGCGAGGTGGACGTTGTGTGGGAGCGCATGGCGGATTCCGCCGTGTGGCGCCCGGACTCGATGATACTCGCCGAGTACGCCGCAACATATGTCAGCGAGGAACTGAACGCGGTATGGCAGCTCGCGGTGCGTAACGGGAAACTTGTGCTTCGACGTCCCGGCCAGGCGGACGGTCCGCTTCTGCCCATGCGGCCGGATGTGTTCAGCCGCCACTTCGGTGTATGGAACGAACCGCTCATCGCCAGCTTCGAGTTCAAGCGGAATGCTGCGGGGAGCATCACGCATTTCGCGATCACCACGCCGCCAGGCGCCGATGTAGTTCGCGACCTGCGCTTCCTTCGAGTGCCAGCACGTTGA
- a CDS encoding M23 family metallopeptidase → MVLRVGTNRLGGRVINVLGPGRQVHGYAHLDRYGAFKPGDVVYRGNIPGYVGNTGNARATPPHLHYGVYDPARGAVNPWPLLNAR, encoded by the coding sequence ATCGTTCTTCGCGTAGGAACGAACCGGCTCGGCGGACGAGTCATCAACGTGCTTGGGCCAGGAAGACAGGTTCACGGCTACGCGCATCTCGATCGCTACGGCGCGTTCAAACCAGGCGATGTGGTTTATCGCGGTAACATCCCCGGCTACGTTGGTAACACCGGCAACGCGCGCGCGACTCCACCGCATCTCCACTACGGCGTTTACGATCCGGCGCGTGGTGCGGTGAATCCGTGGCCGTTGCTGAATGCCCGCTAA